Proteins encoded within one genomic window of Manis pentadactyla isolate mManPen7 chromosome 4, mManPen7.hap1, whole genome shotgun sequence:
- the MEIOC gene encoding meiosis-specific coiled-coil domain-containing protein MEIOC produces MGVQRGERPHRRGCGAGRAGAGSRAPAPPIAPTEQLQAEPGVVAAAAAGCGQRESAPPSLPIPQEVYLVQEGLRDPMEVRGGDTYPWGSDRRRLEAKRETWGRRRGLPKCCPRRGLSLSYANSGGGKSPGRFGHGFTLRDVSPISYSRFVQPKVVFRGGANRCWNLSADTSRLTDVLNGVMLTGSTAFYDCRKSQSEGNVDLRQIYTPLSPSTEFSSSVDSSLFYAPWSTYGDDTKQPSNSQINVKNRIQTERNDYGSETDLYGLVSNILEEQDKTQPYFAEGTCSSNLKSVWPMNTNRFADHHDLLTETKRPIDTAIAQQAFYSGESVSAVEKQYLHNSNLTPQQKIDELYHGFTGLDLEEQWIYPSRSDHPNCYNIQTNNTAKTTFQEYSFTKSCFIPQTGLSDIMKGSGVDTYPYGREKICAKGLEAPLQQKRAEMFLSQFNRYNENADYCRYPEYAHLSKAKLNKCSNFSVQDSKKLVSGTSETATVEADTYTKLFQVKPANQKKMEETIDQQNFTFPKTTPLLTEKQFAKEAAFTADFGLKPVYGLKPHTACPSNDFANITEKQQFTKPDPPNSDYFKSVNLLSKSATSSGGINLNRPTWMNVQTKNTPIPYQNQGNLIKLNSHLNAVSKGSNHSKDFPQLSSTNLTPNSNLFQKYCQESLSAFSGFDFGYNGAERIQPVDHMEALTKTGEENLFESITDKKIKQPNGFCDNYSVQQYGITENVKHNFQAKPQNGRYDPEEGPKHLDGLSQTTYQDLLESQGHFNSHRQGSGDNNINNRVNRAQTSCFSNNYMMGDLRHNQSFQQLGSNGFPQRSAYPFGHSVVPLKESYDLFSYDDLNRLYPYFNDMMYGDNSFSGFMPTFGFQRPIKTRSGPASELHTRLEECYEQWRALEKERKKTELVLAKNYPGKKVSSTNNTPVPWLTSNPSRVDRLIVDELREQARVVTLLGKMERLRSSPLHANISTALDRHLESIHIVQSRRKDEIVNTSNRQRQGVPRCQDDRDVFALASAIKEMCVATRKARTTLWCALQMTLPKTASTADQTDVEKALQDTANCEDKVHESINSSNPVSQRGEANKH; encoded by the exons ATGGGGGTACAAAGAGGGGAGCGGCCTCACAGGAGAGGCTGCGGGGCTGGGCGGGCCGGTGCCGGGTCGCGAGCTCCGG CGCCCCCCATCGCACCCACAGAGCAGCTCCAGGCAGAGCCCGGGGTggtggcggcggcagcggcggggtGCGGGCAGAGGGAGTCGGCCcccccctcacttcccattcccCAGGAGGTGTACCTAGTCCAGGAGGGGCTGCGGGACCCCATGGAGGTGAGAGGCGGCGACACCT ACCCCTGGGGGTCGGATCGCAGACGGCTGGAGGCAAAGAGGGAAACCTGGGGACGGAGGCGCGGGCTCCCAAAGTGCTGTCCTCGGAGAGGATTGTCATTGAGTTACGCGAACAGTGGAGGTGGCAAGTCGCCTGGCCGTTTCGGTCATGGCTTTACCCTGCGTGACGTTTCTCCCATTTCCTATTCCCGTTTTGTACAGCCGAAAGTAGTGTTCCGTGGAGGTGCGAACCGCTGCTGGAACCTCAGCGCCGACACCAGCAGATTAACAGACGTACTCAACGGCGTGATGCTGACTGGCTCCACTGCCTTCTACGATTGCCGCAAATCTCAG AGTGAAGGCAATGTTGACCTAAGGCAGATCTACACTCCACTTTCTCCATCAACAGAATTTTCAAGTTCTGTAGATTCTTCACTTTTCTATGCACCCTGGTCTACTTACGGAGATGATACTAAACAGCCTTCTAATTCTCAGATCAATGTAAAGAACAG GATTCAAACAGAAAGAAATGACTATGGCAGTGAAACAGACTTATATGGACTTGTGTCTAACATTTTGGAAGAACAAGATAAGACACAGCCATATTTTGCTGAGGG GACCTGCTCCTCCAATTTAAAGTCAGTTTGGCCAATGAATACAAACAGATTTGCAGATCACCATGACCTCTTAACAGAAACCAAAAGGCCAATAGATACAGCCATCGCTCAGCAAGCTTTTTATAGTGGTGAATCTGTGTCAGCAGTGGAAAAGCAATACCTGCATAATAGTAATctcacaccacaacaaaaaataGATGAACTTTATCATGGATTTACTGGTTTAGACCTTGAAGAACAATGGATATACCCCTCACGAAGTGATCATCCTAACTGTTACAATATTCAGACAAATAATACAGCTAAGACAACATTTCAAGAATATTCATTTACCAAAAGCTGTTTTATTCCACAGACTGGTCTGTCTGACATCATGAAAGGATCAGGAGTTGATACTTACCCTTATGGAAGAGAGAAAATATGTGCTAAAGGTCTTGAAGCACCATTACAGCAAAAAAGGGCAGAAATGTTTCTTTCCCAATTTAATAGATACAATGAAAATGCAGATTATTGTAGATACCCAGAATATGCTCATCTTAGTAAGGCTAAGCTGAATAAGTGTTCAAATTTTAGTGTCCAAGACAGTAAAAAATTAGTCAGTGGCACATCTGAAACAGCAACTGTAGAAGCAGACACTTACACAAAGTTATTTCAGGTTAAACCagcaaatcagaaaaaaatggaggAGACAATTGACCAGCAGAATTTCACATTTCCAAAAACTACACCACTTCTGACAGAAAAACAGTTTGCAAAGGAAGCAGCATTCACTGCTGATTTTGGCTTAAAACCAGTATATGGACTAAAACCTCATACAGCTTGTCCATCTAATGATTTTGCTAATATCACAGAAAAGCAACAGTTTACTAAACCTGACCCCCCAAATTCTGATTATTTTAAATCAGTGAATTTATTATCAAAGTCAGCCACATCTTCAGGTGGTATTAACTTAAACAGACCAACTTGGATGAatgtacaaacaaaaaacactccTATTCCTTATCAAAATCAAGGgaacttaataaaattaaatagccATTTAAATGCGGTTTCAAAAGGTTCTAACCATTCTAAAGATTTCCCCCAACTATCATCCACAAATTTAACCCCAAATAGCAATTTATTTCAGAAGTATTGCCAAGAAAGCCTTTCagcattttctggttttgattttggtTACAATGGTGCAGAAAGAATTCAACCTGTCGATCACATGGAAGCACTGACAAAGACTGGAGAAGAAAATCTCTTTGAATCGAttactgataaaaaaataaagcagccaAATGGATTTTGTGATAACTATTCAGTTCAGCAGTATGGGATCactgaaaatgtaaaacataatttTCAAGCTAAGCCCCAGAATGGACGTTATGATCCTGAGGAAGGTCCAAAGCATTTAGATGGCTTATCTCAAACTACATACCAAGATCTGTTGGAGTCACAGGGTCATTTTAATAGCCACAGACAGGGAAGTGGAGACAACAATATTAATAACCGTGTGAATCGTGCACAGACGTCATGTTTTTCTAATAATTATATGATGGGAGATTTAAGACATAATCAGAGTTTTCAACAACTTGGCTCAAATGGATTCCCCCAAAGATCTGCCTACCCATTTGGACATTCAGTTGTTCCACTGAAGGAGtcctatgatttgttttcttacgATGACTTAAACCGTTTATACCCTTATTTTAATGATATGATGTATGGTGATAATTCCTTCTCTGGTTTCATGCCAACTTTTGGATTTCAAAGACCAATTAAGACCCGTAGTGGACCAGCCAGTGAGCTTCATACTCGTCTAGAAGAGTGCTATGAACAATGGAGGGCattagaaaaggagagaaaaaag ACTGAATTGGTCCTTGCCAAGAATTACCCAGGAAAAAAAGTATCCAGTACTAACAATACTCCAGTTCCATGGCTGACCTCTAACCCTTCTAGAGTTGATCGCTTAATTGTGGATGAACTTCGAGAACAAGCCAGA GTTGTGACTTTACTAGGCAAAATGGAACGTCTTCGAAGCTCTCCCCTTCATGCCAATATCTCTACTGCTCTTGATAGACACTTGGAGTCCATTCACATTGTACAGTCACGTAGAAAGGATGAAATCGTTAATACTTCAAATCGACAAAGGCAAGGAGTTCCTAGATGCCAAGATGACAGAG ACGTTTTTGCCCTCGCTTCAGCAATTAAAGAGATGTGTGTGGCTACTCGGAAAGCACGCACTACCCTGTGGTGTGCTCTGCAGATGACCTTGCCCAAAACAGCCAGTACAGCTGACCAAACAGATGTGGAAAAGGCTTTACAAGATACAGCAAACTGTGAAGATAAAGTCCATGAAAGCATAAATAGTAGCAATCCAGTGAGCCAGAGAGGTGAAGCAAACAAACATTAA